CGCGGCGGCGTCAGCGAGGCCAGGTAGCGGATGTGGCCGATGCCGCGGGCGCCCATTTCGAGGACCAGGTAGCGGGTGTCCTCCGCGGCACGCAGCGCGGTCAGCGGCAGCCCGATCTCGTTGTTGAACGAGCCGGCGGGCCAGATGGTCGGCGCGGCGCGCTCAAGCAGCTGCGCGATGAGGTCTTTCGTGCTGGTCTTCCCGGCCGAGCCGGTGAGGGCCACGACGGTGGCGCCGAGGCGGCCGACGACGTGGCGAGCCAGCGCGCCGAGCGCGGCCGTCACGTCGTCGACGACGACCGCGGGCACGCCGACCGGGCGCGTGGCCAGCACGACGGCCGCGCCGGCCGCGACGGCGCCGGCGGCGAACTCGTGCCCGTCGACGCGTTCGCCCGGCAGCGCGGCGAAGAGGGAGCCGGGCTCTGCCAGCCTGGAGTCGATGACCACGGGCCCGGTGATGCGGGGTGGCGACTCCGGTATGTCGTGCGGTTCTCCCCGCACGACCGTGATGAGCTCAGCAACGGATAGGGGGATCACTGCAACGGGCCTCGCCTGGCATCGGGGTCTTGATCGGGTGGGGCAGTGGGGGAAGAGGGGGCGCAGGTGGTGTCGGATCGCGCCGTCGTGGGGGAGAACGGGCAGCGCCCGATCGCGGCGCGCAGCTCGTCCCGGTCGTCGAAGGGCCGGATGACGCCGGCGATGTCCTGACCCTGCTCGTGGCCCTTGCCCGCCACGAGCACGGTGTCGCCGGGTTCCGCCCTGGCCACGGCCGCGGCGATGGCGGCGGCCCTGTCCTCCTCGACGAGCACGGTGCCGCGTTCGTGCGCCGGCACCTCGGCGGCGCCGGCCAGCATGGCGGCCAGGATGGCCAGCGGGTCCTCGGAACGCGGGTTGTCCGAGGTGAGGACGGCGGTGTCGGCGAGCCGGGCCAGCGCGGCGCCCATGCGGGGGCGCTTGTGCGGGTCGCGGTCGCCGCCGCAGCCGAGCACGGCGTGCACACGGCCGCGGGTGACCTTGCGGAGCGCGTAGAGCACCGACTCGACGGCGTCCGGCTTGTGCGCGTAGTCGACCACGGCGAGGTAGGACTGGCCGGCGTCGACGCGTTCGAGGCGGCCGGGCACGCCGGGCACGGCGGCCACGCCGTCCGCGGCCGTGTGCGGGTCGATGCCCGCGACGGCGAGCGCGGTGATGGCGGCCAGCGCGTTGGCGACGTTGAACGGCCCGGGCAGCGGGGCCGCGGCGCGCACCGAGACCCCGCCGGGGCCCAGGACGGTGAACGTGGAGCCGAGCGGCCCGACTTCGACGTCCGCGGCCCGCCAGTCGGCGTCCGGGTGCCCCTCGGCCGAGTAGGTGGTGACGGGGACGCCTGCCTCCGCGGCCAGCCGCCTGCCGTACTCGTCGTCGATGTTGACCACGCCCGACGCGGCGCGCGCCGGGGTGAACAGCTGCGCCTTCGTCCGGAAGTAGTCCTCCATGTCCGGGTGGAAGTCGAGGTGTTCCGGGCTGAGGTTGGTGAACACCGCGACGTCGAACACGCAGCCGTCCACGCGGCCGAGGGCCAGCGCGTGGCTGGACACCTCCATCGCGACGGACCGCACGCCGCGTTCGCGCATGACCCCGAACAGGGCCTGGAGCTCCGTCGCCTCCGGGGTGGTGCGCTCCGATTTGATGCGCTCCCCCGCGATGCGGGTCTCGACCGTGCCGATCAGGCCGGTCCGCGCGGCGTCGTCCCCCGCCGCGCGGCGAAGACCGCCCTCGATCAGGTAGGCGGTGGTGGTCTTGCCCGAGGTGCCGGTGACGCCGATCTGGAGCAGCTCGCGCCCCGGGTCGCCGTAGATGGCGACGGCCGCTTCCCCCATCCGGGTGCGCGGGTCGGGCACGGTCAGCACGGCGAGCCCGGCGGCGGCGGCGCGTTCCGCGCCCGCCGGGTCGGTGAGGGCGGCCACGGCGCCGAGGCGTGCGGCCTGGACCGCGAAGTCGGCGCCGTGGAAGCGCGCCCCCGGCAGGGCCGCGTAGACGTCTCCTGGCCGCACGGCGCGCGAGTCGTGGGTGATGCCGGTGACCTCGTGCTCGCCGGCGGGGGCCGGCACTCCGAGCAACGCGGCCAGCTTCGTGAGCGGCACGGGGTCCACGTGCCGCGGGCGGGGCGCCGGGCGGGACTGATCAGCGTGTGGCACGGCGGTGAGCGTACCGGGCGCGGCGGGGGTGGAGCGAAACGAGGCCGACTCGTCAGTGGTGGTTCTCACGTGCTGCTGCTCCGGTTTCGGTGGTGCTGTTCCGGTCGTGCCGATTGTGCGTGCCCCGGCGGGCGATGTCCCGCCGGGCGCGCTCCCGCGGTCGCGGGCGCCCGCGACCGCGGGAGGCGTTCCCGCCGTTCCCGCCGGACGCGGGGCCCGGCGGAACACCTGGGCGGACGGGCTCTCATGAGCCGGGGTCGAAGCGGACCGGGAGCCCGGAGAACTCCTCGCCGGTCGGGGGGATCTCCAGCGCGGCCAGGGTGAAGCGCATGACCTCGTTGAAGACCGGGCCGCACACCTGGCTGCCGCTGTAGGCGCCCTCGGTGGGGTTCTGGACGGCGCAGTAGACGGTGACGCGGGGCTCGTCGGCGGGGGCGAAGCCGGCGAACGACGAGGTGTAGCCGTCGTAGACGCCGGTCTCCGGGCTCACCCGGTTGGAGGTGCCTGTCTTGCCCGCGACGCGGTAGCCGGGGATGCGCGCCGCGCTGCCCGTGCCCTCCTCGCTGGCGACCACGGTCTCCAGCATCCGGGTGAGCTCCTCGGCCGTCCGCTCGCTCACGACCCGTTCCCGCTCCGGCTCGGGCGCGGGCCGGTACTCGCCGTCCGGGCCCGTGGTGCCGCGCACGAGGGTGGGCGTGACGCGCTCGCCGCCGCCCGCGATGGTGGAGTACACGGAGGCCGCCTGGACGGCGTTCACGGACATGCCCTGCCCGAAGGGGATCGTGTACTGCTGGGAGGAGTCCCAGTCCTCGGGGGCGGCCAGGATGCCCGCGGTCTCGCCGGGGAAGCCGAGGCCCGTGGGGCGGCCGAAGCCGAAGG
Above is a genomic segment from Streptomyces marincola containing:
- a CDS encoding UDP-N-acetylmuramoyl-L-alanyl-D-glutamate--2,6-diaminopimelate ligase encodes the protein MRTTTDESASFRSTPAAPGTLTAVPHADQSRPAPRPRHVDPVPLTKLAALLGVPAPAGEHEVTGITHDSRAVRPGDVYAALPGARFHGADFAVQAARLGAVAALTDPAGAERAAAAGLAVLTVPDPRTRMGEAAVAIYGDPGRELLQIGVTGTSGKTTTAYLIEGGLRRAAGDDAARTGLIGTVETRIAGERIKSERTTPEATELQALFGVMRERGVRSVAMEVSSHALALGRVDGCVFDVAVFTNLSPEHLDFHPDMEDYFRTKAQLFTPARAASGVVNIDDEYGRRLAAEAGVPVTTYSAEGHPDADWRAADVEVGPLGSTFTVLGPGGVSVRAAAPLPGPFNVANALAAITALAVAGIDPHTAADGVAAVPGVPGRLERVDAGQSYLAVVDYAHKPDAVESVLYALRKVTRGRVHAVLGCGGDRDPHKRPRMGAALARLADTAVLTSDNPRSEDPLAILAAMLAGAAEVPAHERGTVLVEEDRAAAIAAAVARAEPGDTVLVAGKGHEQGQDIAGVIRPFDDRDELRAAIGRCPFSPTTARSDTTCAPSSPTAPPDQDPDARRGPLQ